One genomic segment of Fusobacterium nucleatum includes these proteins:
- a CDS encoding endo alpha-1,4 polygalactosaminidase: protein MKKYLILCCYFILSSFIFSQEIYRDRMRDFIRELRGNTSRDKIFITQNGNALYFRDGKLDEDFFSVTDGTTQESLFYGDELKFNTPTSPKLKKELLDMLIPIRQAGKIVLTINYGKGEKTKKNLESESKKLDFVAELLPSFEAKEIYQPMEGFNQNNIHSLKDAKNFLCLLNPEKFKTLEQYKSSLENVDFDILLIEPSINGEFFSREQIESLKKKSSGARRLVIAYFSIGEAENYRHYWKKSWNKKHPDWIAEENSNWSGNYRVKYWSPEWKSIIKDYQKKLDEIGVDGYLLDTVDTYYYFEDKDEAKQKAKTKKK from the coding sequence ATGAAAAAATATCTTATACTATGTTGTTATTTTATTCTATCTAGCTTTATTTTTTCTCAAGAAATTTATAGAGATAGAATGAGAGATTTCATACGAGAATTAAGAGGAAATACAAGCAGAGATAAAATTTTTATAACACAAAATGGAAATGCTTTATATTTTCGAGATGGAAAACTTGATGAAGACTTTTTTTCAGTGACAGATGGGACTACACAGGAATCACTTTTTTATGGAGATGAGTTAAAATTTAATACACCTACATCACCAAAATTAAAAAAGGAATTATTGGATATGTTAATTCCAATAAGACAAGCAGGGAAGATAGTTTTAACCATTAATTATGGAAAGGGAGAAAAAACAAAAAAGAATTTAGAAAGTGAAAGTAAAAAACTTGATTTTGTTGCAGAGTTACTTCCTTCATTTGAAGCAAAAGAAATTTATCAGCCAATGGAGGGATTTAATCAAAATAATATTCATTCTTTAAAAGATGCTAAAAATTTTTTATGTCTATTGAATCCAGAGAAATTTAAGACTTTAGAACAATATAAAAGTTCTTTAGAAAATGTAGATTTTGATATTTTATTGATTGAACCTTCAATAAATGGGGAATTTTTTTCAAGAGAACAAATTGAAAGTTTAAAGAAAAAGAGTTCAGGAGCAAGAAGGCTAGTTATTGCATATTTTAGTATAGGAGAAGCTGAAAATTATCGTCATTATTGGAAAAAAAGTTGGAACAAAAAGCATCCTGATTGGATTGCAGAAGAAAATAGCAATTGGAGTGGAAATTATAGAGTTAAATACTGGTCTCCTGAATGGAAAAGTATTATAAAAGACTATCAAAAAAAGTTAGATGAAATAGGGGTAGATGGATATTTACTAGATACTGTTGATACTTATTATTATTTTGAAGATAAGGATGAAGCAAAACAAAAAGCAAAAACTAAAAAAAAATAA